A stretch of DNA from Candida dubliniensis CD36 chromosome 6, complete sequence:
TTGGTTAAAACTCGACTTGGAATATGAGAAGCTTTTACCAGGACTTTTAAAGCACCAACAGCAAGCAATCcattttttgcaacaagTCATTATGGATAAACATtataagaaaaataaacagTTAAACAACGCTTATTTGTGTTTGTTAATTACAACGCCTGGTActgataaacaaataataaaatttattaatttcacATCCAATTTTGATACCAATTTCATTCTTCGGTTATGTATATCACATGAGAAATTTCATCCTGCAGTGTTGATTTATATTGAGATTGGGTTATTTGATCAAGCTTTAGAACTTGCCCTCAAGCATGATTTGACTAGTCTTGCTGAATTTATATTGAACAGGTACGATGAGGATAAACAAGTAGACGCAATTAAACTTGAAGATGCAAATTATAATGTCAAGAGGAAACTTTGGTTAAAATTTGCTAAATATTTAATCGATAAACTGGATGATTTGAATGAAACATTGCATCACATCATCAATGTTTCAATGCTCGATTTAAAAGACCTTTTACCATTATTCCCAGAAACGGTACtgattaataatttcaaagaCGAGATAGTTGAATCACTCAATGAGTATAATAAACGAATTGTTCATTTGTCATTGGATATGAATAACTCGTCAGAACATTTGCGggaaatgaagaaaaaagtgatttataataaaaagaagaCAAACGTGGCCATAATAGAACCAGGAGAACCGTGTCGCAAATGTGGCAAATTATTGGTACAAAAGAACTTTGTTTATTTCCCAAATTGTCACCATGCGTTCCACAAAGAGTGTATGAAAAAGAACCAATGTTTATTAtgtaatgattttttgaatttatagTTACTCTAGTTAAAAGTTCGTCAATATAtggatttattttttttgaataatattttgaGTCCGGGTTTCTTGGTCAGACTTGCATTATTCGTTGTTTTTAATGAGATGTTCCATTTCATTGTTTTTTGCTAAAGTTGCCATCTTATAATTTCtgtaaaatgaaaaatgggAATTTTGTGGTGTTCTTTAAACAATGAAATTTACAATTGGTGTGCTTTGTTTGGTAAAGAAAAAGGGGAAAAGGGGTGGTGGTTGGAGAACAAGGAATGCCAGAAATGGAAGCTTCTCTGTGTATTGTTTTCCTTCAACTATTTTAGAAGTCATTTGAGTATTCTTAAAAGTTACACCAATTATGGGGGGGAATACAGTATCGCCAATGGAACATTAATAAAGATTAACCTGATTAAAACCACTTAAGTCATTCTAGTAGATAtattggtgttggtttTGTTTCAGTTAATCAGAATATTTTGCTGAATTAGCAATGAGATTGACAGATATTGCAAATTTTACTTCAAATTTCATGATTAATTCTTCTCAAAATTATATTCTCAActcatattttttttttgtgttgtttttgaataaaaGTTGCAGGAATAATTGTCAAAGAATATTGTTTCAAACGCAATCCATTCACATCAAATCACTATCTATGTTTTCACGGATATTTCGAATATCCTATTAGTTTCCACCATATTGGGATTTTCTACTATATTTCTCGTGTTGTTATAAAACCGTTGGTATTGACTTGGTGTTTAATTTGACATATTACTTCAACCTGCCAATACGCAGCTAAGAGGCTGACAAGTGCATTGATGCTCGTATACACATTTCAACTGAGGCGCTAGATTGTATAAACCAACGGCcaaaaaacaatacaacTATACATtgttaaattcaattttgaaacaataCATCACTCCCTTGGCACTATCCTAGCATATACAATTGAGAATTAAACCCCTTAACTTTCTTAAGGATACTTTGTTTGAGATTAGACgatgaaagaaaaaaaaaagtggtgAAATTACATAATTTAGTAATTTACAAAGAACTAGTATAGTTTTCATCAGAGTGGCAATTTTAAGAGAACAGTTCCATTGAATGCTCGCATTAATTTGTGATTGAAACACTATCAAAATGCATAATGCTCATTAATTCCATATATCGTGTCATAAAATATGGTTAGGAGCAATATCAACTTTGAAACAAGTCCAGTCGTGTATTTTGCTTGTATTGCCAAATTGATGTTGCAATTCAATCTCATCACcgtatttcttttttttttttttttggtccATTTAAAGAGTTGCAAAAGAGAAGTTTAACTTACAACATTGGTGGTAATATAGATTATCTTTTCTAGCAAGACATAAGGTAAGCCAATAAAAAGTTGGATACCAAAAGGTTTCTCCCCCCTTCCTTTTTTAGGTTGTTTTGTCAAGATCAGGGCAATAtggagaaagaaaaagcagTTCCTGGCACAAATTTGCCGGAAAACCCAGTTGCTGAACATCATaaccatcatcaacaatttcagaACACCAAaatatacaaaaaaaaataataatggcaagaaaaaaatattatgttttattaaattaactCACATATTTTGTATTGACGGGTAACACCATGTCCTGCAAGCATTAGGAGGAACTCTTGACGATGTATTGAAATAGCCCCTACGTTCAAATGGTATGTTCGATTATGAATTATGGGGGGGGGGTTCAAAAAACTATATAAAGATGGCAAAAAATCCCACAACTTTCTGGattggttttattttatcCAACAATCAGTCATTCATTCCTTTATTCACTACCGACTGTCCTTTACCTcacttcatcatcattccAGAGTCAAGCTCAACCAACAATGTTCttacaaaatattttgagtGTTCTTGCTGTTGCgttattaattgatgctGCTCCAGTTAAGAGATCCCCAGGATTTATTGCTTTAGACTTTAATGTCATGAAAACTCCTGTTGATCAAAATGATCCAACTGTTAGAGCTAAAAGATCACCTTTGTTTTTAGATATTGACCACACAGGATTTCCCGTCGATGATACTGGTAGAAATGATGTGGTTAAAAGAGGACctgttgctgttgattTGGacaatgaaattattacttATGCTGCTGATATTACTCTTGGTTCAAATAACCAAAAGCTTAGCGTTATTGTTGACACTGGGTCTTCAGACTTGTGGATTCCAGATTCAAAAGCTATTTGTATTCCAAAGTGGTCTGGACAAAAAGGGGACTTCTGTAAGACCAATGGTTCCTACACCCCATCTGCTTCCAACACTtctaaaaatttaaatacCCGTTTTAACATTCAATATGCCGATGGTTCTTACGCCAGAGGTAACTTGTATCAAGATACTGTTGGTCTTGGTGGTGCTTTTATTAAAGATCAAATCTTTGCTGACGTTTGGTCTACTTCTGCTCATAAAGGTATTTTAGGTATTGGTTTCCAAAAAAACGAAGCTACTGAGTCTATGTATGACAATCTTCCTATTAGTATGAAAAAACAAGGTATTATTTCTAAAAATGCTTATTCACTTTTCCTTAACTCCCCTGAAGCTTCTACTGgacaaattatttttggtgGTATTGACAAGGCCAAATTCAGTGGCTCTTTAGTTGACTTACCAATCACTTCTGATATGAGATTAAGTGTTGCTTTAAAATCTGTCAATGTTTTAGGACAAAATGTCAATGCTAATGTTGAAGTACTTTTAGATTCTGGTACTACCATCAGTTACTTCCAGCCAAGTATTGCTCGTAACATTATCTATGCCTTGGGTGCTCAAGTGCATTTTGATTCTGCTGGTAATAAAGTTTATGTTGCTGACTGTAAAACTTCAGGTACCGttgatttccaatttgataaaaacCTCAAGATTTCCGTTCCTGCTTCTGAATTCATTGCTCCATTATACTACACCAATGGTGAACCTTATCCAAAATGTGAAGTTCGTGTTCGTGCCAGTGAACTGAATATTCTTGGAGACAACTTTATGAGATCAGCTTACATTGTCTACGATTTGGACGACAACAAGATCTCCATGGCTCCAGTTAAATACACTTCCCAATCTGATGTTGTTCCTATTAATTAGAGGAATTTTGCCCTTTAGATTAATTGTCGGTTTGCTGCCTTCCTTTTAAGTTTtctgtttattttttatgtATTGCCGTTTGTGAATATGGGAAGTgctatattttttttttttatcttgattgtgtttttttttttagaatcGGCAATCTTTGATTAAATATCCTTAACTTAtgaatatatattcttTACATATGCCtagaaatgaaagaatAATTAATACTGTAAtacttttgattttgaataaGCTTATGATAATATCCCTATTGGCCTTTTAGTAAACACTTACATATTAATTAGTTTAATGATTGAGTAAACTCAAAATGTAGTTGCTATAGAGGAATTACATAAATGTAACATTGTGAGGGGTTCTGGAAATAATAGAAGACTATATTTAGAATATGTTCCGAAAAGGataaactaaaaataaattatcaagagAAATTAAGTCCAGAGTAAAATCTCAATATCTCTACAATGATATCTATACTTTGTACGACTTCAATTGTagaataatattaaaatattcTATCAATTAGCATTGAATGAATGGTGGATTATGTTGTTTCGTAACattctttatatttgttcTAGTTTACACGACCagttattatttataaacaTGTTGATTAAAGATAATTTTTATATAGTTTTATATTAGTTTATAAGAACGAACGAACTCattatatttcaaataaagaatattatattcaatttaataccattatatttgtttgttaTCCAGATAGTATTAAGACTATTACGAACAATATAACTCCCTAGTTTTTCTACTGTTAAGTATTGTCTGAGGAAGAGGTACCGGAACatcaattatcattattcgagttgtgtttttttttttctgaaTTATAATTTGCTGCAAAAACTCTTAAAATGGTGACTTTACAAAACAATCGCAATCAATCCAATCACCATTTACATTTCTTCTTACTACATAATCATGACAGTATTCCCAGTTAATGTTGTCAAGTATTGTTATAATATTTAGAACATGATAtacatcaaataatttctattgttttggttggtgTTATGAAATAAGTTTTTGTTGTGGTTTGATGTGAATTTAACATTGGTATCCCATTACTAATATACAACTctaaatgaaaaaaaaaaaaaaaaaaaacaagttATTTATGTATCCTTATTCTAAGTTTAAAAAGGACTGGGGAGTGAACAAAGtataaagataaatttgatattataCTTTTGCCACAATATTTGTAATCAAGATTCGATTACGgacaaacaagaaaaatggCCCTTAATTTTGAAAGCCATTTATTCTGACATAAAATAACAAATGACAgtataattaataatcttGATGTAGTTGGAAAAATGTGGCTTTCAAGAAAACAGCAATCTTAAACAAACGTTCTCTCTGGATGGATCAAAGTAAGACAATAGCCAGATGTACATTATACTATACTATTTCATAATTTCCAACAATAAAAGGTTTGGAacattgatgaagaaaattaGCATTATTTTTAGTCGTGTATTTTGCGCGCATTTCAAATCTTGattgtttatttctttcatGTTGCAATTGGAAAGATTTATCTCTGATTTgttcatttcttttaaaaaactTGTTGCTAAAAAGTTTTCGTTTCAATAAAACAACTTCAATGGTGAATGTGTTTAATTGACGGccatttttaaataacTTCTTTTTCCTAAAAGTTTGAatgtttattaattatgGTTCCAAGTTTTTTAGTTGTTGACAGGACTGGAACGGAATAAGACTGATAAAAAGTTGGTTCTCGACACAAACTGCATCACAATTAATATCCAATAATTTCACATCATAACCATTGTCAACAACTATACGGCACCATGTTATTTAAGAAACTAACCAGTTATAGCACGATAAATGGGAGAGGGGAGAGTTGCGTTATCTTTTGGGAATGCACATGTGTCTCTAGCAAGAAATGACTCCATTCTGCTTCCTCCCAATAGCTCTAGCTAGTTGATACTATATTCAAATGGGTAATACTCAGGTGGATGGCACTAGTCCTTGGAAACTATATAAAGATGGCTGTTGAATCTATagctttttatttttgaatgatttttAGTTAATCGAATCCATTCTCCCATTTCAGAATTAACTCTATCAAACAATGTTTTTaaagaatatttttattgCTCTTGCTTTTGCTTTATTAGTTGATGCTACTCCAGCCAAAAGATCTGCAGGTTTCGTTACCTTAGACTTTGAGGTTATTAAAACCCCTGTCAATGCCACTGGTCAAGATGGTAAAGTCAAAAGACAAGCTATCCCAGTCACTTTAAACAACGAAGTTGTCAGTTATGCTGCTGATATCACTGTTGGTTCCAACAGACAAAAATtcaatgttgttgttgatactGGATCTTCCGATTTATGGATTCCTGATGCATCTGTTACTTGTGAAAATCCACCTCCAGGCCAATCAGCAGATTTCTGTAAAGGGAAAGGTCTTTACACCCCAAAATCTTCCACTACTTCTCAAAGGTTGGGTAACCCATTCTATATTGGTTATGGTGATGGTAGTTCTTCTCATGGTACTTTGTATAAGGATACTGTTGGGTTTGGTGGTGCCTCGATCACAAAGCAAGTATTTGCCGATGTCACTAAAACTTCTGTCAATCAAGGGATTTTAGGTATTGGTTATAAGACTAACGAAGCTGCTGGTGATTACGATAATGTTCCAGTCACCTTAAAGAAGCAAGGCGTTATTGCTAAGAATGCTTATTCTCTTTATCTCAACTCTCCTAATGCTGCCACTGGACAAATCATTTTTGGTGGAGTTGACAAAGCTAAATACAGTGGTTCTTTAATTGCTGTACCTGTCACTTCTGATAGAGAATTAAGAATCACTTTAAATTCTATCAAAGCTGCTGGTAAAAACATCAATGGTAATATTGATGTTCTTTTGGATTCTGGTACCACCATTACTTATTTCCAACAAGACGTTGCCCAAGGTATTATTGATGCCTTCCATGCTGAATTGAAACAGGATGGTAATGGCAATAGCTTATATGTCGCTGATTGTCAAACTTCTGGAACtgttgatttcaattttgccAACAATGCCAAGATCTCTGTTCCTGCTTCTGAGTTTACTGCTCTGTTGTTTTACACCAATGGTCAACCTTATCCCCAATGTCAACTTCTTTTGGGTATTAATGATGCTAATATCCTTGGTGATAACTTTTTGAGATCAGCTTACATTGTTTATGATTtggatgataatgaaatttcCTTAGCTCAAGTTAAATACACTTCTGCTTCAAATATTGCTGCTCTTACTTAGAAAAGTTAGTTTTCAGATTATAATTGTCGATTGGTATGCTAAACTTCTGGTATtgctgttttttttttgtgttgttgttgttgttattcttTTATAGTCGACATCTTTTAGATTGATTAGATATCTATTAATATTACTACGTAAGCAAATGTTCTTTAGTCTATTCTCTAGAACAATCTCTaccaaacaaataaacttttatccaatcaaaacaaaccaaaacttggtttttgattgataaacACATCATTATATATGCTGATCtccaaaataaaaatgtcAAATTACCACCAGAGGAAAGATTAGACCATGATCCCACAGCTAAATCAGCAACAGCTTTTTCTGACCCAATATAAGCCAAAGAGCCTCgataattataaacaaaTGTAGGTAAAGAATTTTCTAATCGTTGTAATCGATGAACATAAACTTCACTAATTGAAGGatcttgtttaattttgtatcgtaatttttcaacttcttgTAATTTCTCAAAATATTGAGCTAAATAAATCCCTTGTTGGAATGCTACTTGGGCAGTGGGAGCATAGTTAGTAAATGTACAATCACCCAAagcaaaaatattattggatccctttaattttaattgatcatCAACTAATAAACCACGAGAACTAGTTTGTTGTTCACTAAATTTGTCCATTATAATCTTGGTGAATCCACGTACAGAATTCCCTGTGGCCCAAATAAGCATTCCATAAGGTAccttatcaattgatttatcacTTTTACGCATAACATCAACATGAGtatcatcaacattaaCGATTCTTGAATTGGTAACtaaattgatattggtATCTTTGAATATAGTGTTGGTGTACTCGACTAATTCAGAACTAAAAGTATGTAAAACCACTGGTTGACTTTCTACTAATGATACTTTCATATCATTAGCAATTTGTGGCATccattttttcaaatcttgaTCAATATAATCTTGAATTTCTCCTGCCGCTTCCACCCCAGTTggaccaccaccacaaacaacaatatgTAATAATCGTTTACGGTCAGAATCGCCAATGGGTAACAAATTGGCAGCTTCAATTAAATCgatgattttctttttaatttttattgaatcGCGAACTTCTTTTACAAATGTTGAATGTTCAGCTACTCCAGGAATACCAAAAGTTGATGGTTGAGCACCAACACCGACCACcaaataatcataattCAATTGGGTGGTGATATGTTCCATCTTATGTTCTTGATGGATTTTTGGATggtttgatgatgaatcaTCTCCAGAATGTCCAGAATGTACCGTTGTGGATTGTTGAATggttaatttattattcactggatcaatatcaattgcTTCAGCTTCATAATAATTCACTTCTCCACGACATCTTCTTATCATTGATCTAATTGGTTCAATAATCGATCTCATATCAACCGTACCAGTGGGGACACTAGGTAATAACGGtgtgaaaagaaaataatttcttgGAGACACTAATGAAACATTATATAAACTAGTATCAATGTTTTTCAAAAGGGAAACAGCCCCCCAACCAGATCCTAAAATGACAATAGACTTTTTCGGTTGTCCATTAGGGAAATATGGtgattgtttgatttgatcaattggttGTGATTCTTGATATACTTTATAAGCAATAAATGAAGTTCCACCAACCACAGTTAATGCCACACCAGATAACGTGTACTTAAAGAATTTCCGAATAATCGGAAATCGAGGAACAGTTCTCGACATGGGGTTTATTATTGGAAAGGTATTTCTTCtatgaaagaaaagaagtaagaaaagcaaagaagaataaaacggtttttttgtttaataatcTGTTTTTACACAGATAGGGtgaatattttattatatttagaTTTTGTGGATTTAGAAACAAGCAGAAGCAGCAAACAAAGAGCAATAATTGGAATCCCAAATGTGCCGATCGGATATAACCACAAATCTCTGGCAATGCGCGCTCTGCAGGATCCGGAAAAATCTCGGCAATGCTCtgagcaaaaaaaaaaaagaaaaaagaaaaaagaaacccCCTTCTATTTTTATATCCGAAGCTCTCTTGATCGGATAAAATCACGTTTTGATAAGATTTAATTGGTCTCTCGTTGCTACCAAATGTTAAGGTAAtatcaccaacaacaagcCCAACAAAATTATGCTAATTGTTAAAACAATATAGTTGACTACGACAGCTTCTTGACGACAACAATATTCTTGTGAATTTTAcgatttagaaaaaaaaaaaaaacgttGTGTCTATAGAAGGTTAAATTTGGTGTGGGATTTGGtgaaaaagatttgaaCACCAACTTTTTCCTAATCTagtaattaattaaatgcCACGGGTTTAGAGTTTTGAATCAACACCTGCAAGTAAAGCCCTTCTACCATATTTGTTATTCTTATTAAACTGGTTTCCATTACCTGAAAAGACAGCTAGGTTGCAATATCACTTGAGAAAATCTCAATTATGTACATGTAACCACAAAACTGAACTGAATAATAAACCTTGATGATGG
This window harbors:
- the SAP6 gene encoding aspartyl protease, putative (In C. albicans: hyphal secreted aspartyl proteinase required for wild-type virulence;~The C. dubliniensis entry for this gene (UniProt: BlastP analysis (CGD website) reveals that it has greater sequence similarity to SAP6 than to SAP4 (82% sequence identity, as opposed to 81%. Accordingly, it has been annotated here as SAP6)) is translated as MFLQNILSVLAVALLIDAAPVKRSPGFIALDFNVMKTPVDQNDPTVRAKRSPLFLDIDHTGFPVDDTGRNDVVKRGPVAVDLDNEIITYAADITLGSNNQKLSVIVDTGSSDLWIPDSKAICIPKWSGQKGDFCKTNGSYTPSASNTSKNLNTRFNIQYADGSYARGNLYQDTVGLGGAFIKDQIFADVWSTSAHKGILGIGFQKNEATESMYDNLPISMKKQGIISKNAYSLFLNSPEASTGQIIFGGIDKAKFSGSLVDLPITSDMRLSVALKSVNVLGQNVNANVEVLLDSGTTISYFQPSIARNIIYALGAQVHFDSAGNKVYVADCKTSGTVDFQFDKNLKISVPASEFIAPLYYTNGEPYPKCEVRVRASESNILGDNFMRSAYIVYDLDDNKISMAPVKYTSQSDVVPIN
- the SAP1 gene encoding secreted aspartyl protease, putative (In C. albicans: secreted aspartyl protease required for wild-type virulence in a systemic mouse model), translating into MFLKNIFIALAFALLVDATPAKRSAGFVTLDFEVIKTPVNATGQDGKVKRQAIPVTLNNEVVSYAADITVGSNRQKFNVVVDTGSSDLWIPDASVTCENPPPGQSADFCKGKGLYTPKSSTTSQRLGNPFYIGYGDGSSSHGTLYKDTVGFGGASITKQVFADVTKTSVNQGILGIGYKTNEAAGDYDNVPVTLKKQGVIAKNAYSLYLNSPNAATGQIIFGGVDKAKYSGSLIAVPVTSDRELRITLNSIKAAGKNINGNIDVLLDSGTTITYFQQDVAQGIIDAFHAELKQDGNGNSLYVADCQTSGTVDFNFANNAKISVPASEFTASLFYTNGQPYPQCQLLLGINDANILGDNFLRSAYIVYDLDDNEISLAQVKYTSASNIAALT
- a CDS encoding external NADH-ubiquinone oxidoreductase, mitochondrial precursor, putative (Similar to S. cerevisiae NDE1;~In S. cerevisiae: a type II NAD(P)H:quinone oxidoreductase that catalyzes the oxidation of cytosolic NADH; Nde1p and Nde2p provide cytosolic NADH to the mitochondrial respiratory chain;~Similar to S. cerevisiae NDE2), with the translated sequence MSRTVPRFPIIRKFFKYTLSGVALTVVGGTSFIAYKVYQESQPIDQIKQSPYFPNGQPKKSIVILGSGWGAVSLLKNIDTSLYNVSLVSPRNYFLFTPLLPSVPTGTVDMRSIIEPIRSMIRRCRGEVNYYEAEAIDIDPVNNKLTIQQSTTVHSGHSGDDSSSNHPKIHQEHKMEHITTQLNYDYLVVGVGAQPSTFGIPGVAEHSTFVKEVRDSIKIKKKIIDLIEAANLLPIGDSDRKRLLHIVVCGGGPTGVEAAGEIQDYIDQDLKKWMPQIANDMKVSLVESQPVVLHTFSSELVEYTNTIFKDTNINLVTNSRIVNVDDTHVDVMRKSDKSIDKVPYGMLIWATGNSVRGFTKIIMDKFSEQQTSSRGLLVDDQLKLKGSNNIFALGDCTFTNYAPTAQVAFQQGIYLAQYFEKLQEVEKLRYKIKQDPSISEVYVHRLQRLENSLPTFVYNYRGSLAYIGSEKAVADLAVGSWSNLSSGGNLTFLFWRSAYIMMCLSIKNQVLVCFDWIKVYLFGRDCSRE